Proteins co-encoded in one Theileria equi strain WA chromosome 3, complete sequence genomic window:
- a CDS encoding DNA-directed RNA polymerase subunit beta, putative (encoded by transcript BEWA_006420A) — MVEFNVDRMSISHSHVDSFNAFIDHYSVNMVKRIPPVYISCDNEYLSRFLNPNEKPYYVKITVLSLKIGYPTRPGSECIGIKQHMYPRHAKTSHTTYEAPLVVTFGIKFSDTESIVTKELIVGHIPVMVKSKRCNLSGLTPEEMVQQGEDIDEPGGYFIIRGVEKIIRQVIITRSNYPIAIKSENNSLRNVLFTDYSIVMRCQSHDDGCYVTNVLYLTINKRCMFRVLIKNSVVLIPLTLLLRALVPYMSDDELKQKLLQNTIGDEEMTTYYHQFFLDMIRCDPILSDIDFTENRYLYRLGKVCWSRINQYLHPGATFEECAVYFLKYFVIIHAHTNVEKFETLLFMFNKLIKLSRGEIQSESYDSFAFQEILLPGQTYSCILKESLYLALTRIKKIYSTEISYFGRYLQGDVSARSKRKFMDFGENQDSSTLIKQLLSSVALFNYATDKIAPLISKRLLYFLSSGNALNSHFELNQSAGFVVVADRINYHRFASHFRSIHRGNIFTKMRSTEVRRLLGETWGFICPVHTPDGAPCGLLLHISQYAVLVTDPKCDDSISRVKQCLKHLGYCVDLCGNTLITNYFTSKDEKHYIPILVDGIPICTIPSSDSMNVYNQLRQAKLNGNFGMKQHYEIIALPDSKTTYSNISVMTYPGRMIRPVRCVKTGNVEWIGPITQLWSTIAVSEYELSLSHSILESENVNKPHIAPSISETLSLHRNKECNTNVDKFLENAPVSYEFVELKPSGILSVIAALTPFSNHNQSPRNMYQCQMLKQSMGVPYHCETYRSDNKSYRLITPQKPLVTTEEYRKMGYDDYSTGINAIVAVIAHSGFDMEDAMILNKASLDRGAFHGCIYKTKIIDAMPPSAVNKDSHSYYFNNINDAGNLIIKHLDKDGLPSVGQKVKKGMIFCRVEARERQNGEIHITERLEKYDDEEGVIDQVTLVGFSDSSADKSSSSGIKCTRVVIKLRIVRNPVVGDKFASRHGQKGILSMTWPVEDMPFLESGIVPDIIFNPHGLPSRMTVGKLIECMAGKSAAVHGQFQDATCFRKYPKQSKFNNRWIDQNGIKGWNERGQKYASDDEGDDTNHDDVVDYFGKTLLMAGYDYYGTEAMYCGTLGTEIQAHIFVGCIFYQRLRHMVADKAQVRATGPIDTITKQPVKGKKNLGGIRFGEMERDALIAHGTSQLLQDRLMHCSDGHFAYVCPKCGSIISATISSVNSNTGKIQISQCRICKVGCKLVMIPYVLRYVANELATMNIGIKLHLSQLGTPINL, encoded by the exons atGGTGGAGTTTAACGTGGATAGAATGAGTATTTCTCATTCTCACGTGGACAGCTTTAACGCCTTCATTGATCATTACTCGGTCAACATGGTAAAAAGGATACCACCTGTCTACATTTCATGTGACAATGAATATTTAAGTCGCTTTTTAAACCCAAACGAAAAGCCATACT ACGTTAAGATAACAGTATTGTCGCTGAAAATCGGTTATCCTACAAGACCAGGGTCAGAGTGCATTGGAATAAAGCAGCATATGTATCCTAGGCACGCAAAAACGAGTCATACTACATATGAAGCGCCCTTGGTCGTGACGTTTGGAATTAAATTCTCCGATACAGAGTCCATTGTCACCAAGGAATTGATCGTTGGTCATATACCAGTTATGGTCAAATCTAAACGCTGTAATCTCAGTGGATTGACGCCAGAGGAAATGGTACAACAAGGCGAAGATATTGATGAACCTGGTGGCTACTTTATAATCAGAGGTGTGGAGAAAATCATCAGACAGGTTATTATTACACGGTCAAACTATCCAATCGCAATCAAATCTGAAAATAACTCCCTAAGAAATGTGCTATTTACAGACTACTCTATTGTAATGCGCTGTCAAAG CCATGACGACGGATGTTATGTTACAAATGTACTATATCTGACCATAAATAAGCGGTGCATGTTCAGAGTATTGATTAAAAACTCTGTTGTATTGATACCCTTAACACTGCTGTTGAGGGCTCTGGTTCCATATATGAGTGATGACGAATTGAAGcaaaaacttttgcaaAATACCATTGGAGATGAGGAGATGACAACATATTATCACCAATTTTTTCTGGACATGATACGATGTGATCCTATCCTTTCCGATATTGATTTTACCGAAAACAGATATCTGTATAGACTTGGTAAAGTATGCTGGTCACGTATAAATCAATACTTACATCCTGGTGCAACTTTTGAAGAATGTGCAGTCTATTTTCTGAAATACTTTGTAATAATTCATGCGCACACAAATGtagaaaagtttgaaacATTGTTGTTTATGTTCAACAAACTAATCAAACTTTCACGTGGAGAGATCCAAAGTGAGAGCTATGATTCCTTCGCGTTCCAGGAAATATTGCTACCCGGACAAACGTACTCGTGTATATTAAAAGAGAGTCTTTATTTGGCATTAACCagaataaagaagatatacAGTACGGAAATCTCTTACTTTGGTCGTTACCTTCAAGGCGATGTCTCGGCTAGATCTAAAAGGAAATTCATGGACTTTGGAGAAAACCAAGATTCTAGTACTCTAATAAAACAACTCTTGTCTTCTGTAGCTTTGTTTAACTATGCTACAGATAAAATTGCCCCTTTGATATCAAAAAGGCTCTTATACTTCTTATCTAGTGGAAATGCGTTAAATTCGCATTTTGAACTTAATCAAAGCGCTGGATTTGTTGTCGTAGCTGACAGGATTAATTATCATAGGTTCGCTAGCCACTTTAGGTCTATACATCGTGGtaatatttttacaaaaatgAGATCAACAGAGGTTAGAAGATTGCTTGGTGAAACCTGGGGGTTTATATGTCCAGTGCATACGCCAGATGGAGCACCCTGTGGCTTGTTACTCCATATATCGCAGTACGCTGTTCTTGTTACGGATCCCAAATGTGATGATTCTATATCACGCGTAAAGCAATGTCTTAAACATCTAGGCTATTGTGTGGATTTATGTGGCAATACGCTAATCACGAATTACTTCACAAGCAAGGACGAAAAGCATTATATTCCTATTCTAGTAGATGGGATACCAATATGTACAATACCATCCAGTGATTCTATGAATGTGTATAACCAGCTTAGACAAGCGAAAttaaatggaaattttggaatgAAGCAACACTATGAGATAATTGCCCTACCAGATAGCAAAACCACCTATTCCAACATTTCTGTTATGACATATCCGGGGAGGATGATTCGACCTGTTCGCTGTGTTAAAACAGGGAATGTTGAATGGATTGGACCAATAACACAACTTTGGTCTACAATAGCTGTATCTGAGTATGAGCTCTCACTTTCTCACTCCATACTTGAAtcagaaaatgtaaataaaCCACACATAGCACCCTCAATTTCTGAAACCCTCTCTCTCCATCGAAATAAAGAATGCAATACCAACGTTGataaatttttggaaaatgcTCCAGTTTCATATGAATTTGTTGAACTTAAGCCCTCAGGAATACTATCGGTAATAGCTGCACTTACACCATTCAGCAATCATAATCAGAGTCCAAGAAATATGTACCAATGTCAAATGTTAAAACAGAGTATGGGTGTTCCATATCACTGTGAAACTTATAGATCGGATAACAAATCATATAGGCTAATAACACCTCAAAAGCCTCTGGTTACAACGGAAGAGTATCGCAAAATGGGTTATGACGATTATTCAACAGGAATAAATGCTATTGTTGCTGTAATCGCTCATAGTGGGTTTGATATGGAAGATGCCATGATCTTAAACAAAGCATCCTTAGACCGGGGTGCATTTCATGGATGTATATACAAGACAAAGATTATAGATGCTATGCCTCCAAGTGCAGTTAACAAGGATAGCCATTCCTATTATTTTAATAATATTAACGATGCTGGAAATCTAATAATTAAGCATCTGGATAAAGATGGTCTACCAAGTGTTGGTcaaaaagttaaaaagGGAATGATATTCTGTAGAGTAGAAGCAAGAGAGAGACAGAATGGAGAGATCCACATTACTGAGCGCCTGGAGAAAtatgatgatgaagaaggGGTTATTGATCAGGTTACCCTGGTTGGTTTTAGCGATTCCAGTGCTGACAAAAGTAGTTCATCTGGTATAAAATGTACTAGGGTAGTTATAAAGTTAAGAATTGTGCGTAACCCGGTTGTTGGTGACAAGTTTGCTAGTAGACATGGTCAAAAGGGTATCTTATCGATGACGTGGCCTGTTGAAGATatgccatttttggaatctgGAATTGTACCGGATATTATTTTTAATCCACATGGTCTTCCTAGCAGAATGACTGTAGGGAAACTAATTGAGTGTATGGCTGGGAAATCTGCTGCTGTTCATGGTCAATTTCAAGATGCGACGTGTTTCCGTAAATATCCAAAACAATCCAAGTTTAATAATAGGTGGATTGATCAGAATGGAATTAAGGGATGGAATGAAAGAGGTCAAAAATATGCAAGTGATGATGAAGGTGATGATACTAATCATGACGATGTAGTTGACTACTTTGGTAAGACTCTCTTGATGGCAGGGTACGATTATTATGGCACAGAAGCCATGTATTGTGGGACTCTTGGTACAGAAATACAAGCTCATATTTTTGTTGGTTGCATATTTTATCAGAGGCTAAGACATATGGTTGCAGATAAGGCTCAGGTAAGAGCAACGGGACCAATAGATACGATAACAAAACAACCAGTGAAAGGAAAGAAAAATCTTGGTGGTATTCGTTTTGGTGAAATGGAACGTGATGCACTCATAGCTCATGGTACATCGCAACTGTTGCAGGATAGATTAATGCATTGTTCAGATGGGCATTTTGCATACGTCTGTCCAAAATGTGGCTCTATAATATCTGCGACAATATCATCTGTGAATTCTAACACCGGAAAAATACAGATATCCCAATGCAGAATATGTAAAGTTGGGTGTAAACTTGTAATGATACCATATGTACTAAGATATGTTGCAAACGAGCTGGCAACAATGAATATCGGCATTAAACTCCATCTTTCCCAACTTGGGACTCCAATAAATTTGTAG
- a CDS encoding coatomer delta subunit, putative (encoded by transcript BEWA_006430A), whose amino-acid sequence MGILSTGLASDMRVLLSRQHVQISKAQIESSFSNFLRLIEKKDGDHTFVETDKNRFLYQSVDDFYVFIMTTLDSNVIEDLIVVKTLAEVIQNLVKPTMNEENIVNNIFDILFYMDELVSNGKRERLTYDQIKLYIDMDSHEEKMHNMIQDNKVKEEKERRKEIAAKLEKRKQLDHLFLDAQVQPVYSQPAAHVSPQLVHSQSPVHTSLYEQPKINLRANRGISSLNTLRSKEKEITKILDAEAPVVVQVLETCNGNLHLDGDVDVLNMQGEIVVTVFEEIAKSAALEMSDNPEIKFRYHPTVDKKLISKSKIEMQNELNLGQSLSIVKWRYKPSNEAFPLAVSCWPNTNAGETVVTIEINNISEIHFQSISFQILNSRFDDVTVNYNDGGEVNRNADSVNWVISNFEPNQISKFEFVTGGDLNNILPFTLFAQTPQSTSNIKITKCYNKSGGEDLVHVVKSQTSFSLTIGE is encoded by the exons ATGGGTATATTGAGCACCGGATTGGCCTCTGATATGAGGGTTTTGCTATCTCGTCAGCATGTTCAGATATCAAAGGCGCAGATTGAATCCAGTTTCTCAAACTTTCTCAGATTAATCGAAAAGAAGG ATGGAGACCATACATTTGTCGAAACTGATAAAAATCGTTTTCTATATCAATCGGTCGACGATTTTTACGTTTTCATTATGACAACTCTGGACTCTAACGTTATTGAAGATTTGATAGTCGTAAAGACACTGGCAGAAGTTATtcag AATTTGGTAAAGCCTACCATGAACGAGGAGAACATTGTAAataatatatttgatattctgttttatatggatgagtTGGTCAGCAATGGGAAAAGAGAACGCTTGACCTATGACCAGATCAAGCTGTATATAGACATGGATTCTCATGAAGAAAAGATGCACAATATGATCCAAGACAACAAGGTCaaggaggaaaaggaacGCCGCAAAGAAATAGCTGCCAAATTGGAAAAGAGAAAGCAGCTAGACCATCTTTTTTTGGATGCACAAGTTCAGCCAGTGTATTCTCAGCCAGCTGCACATGTTTCTCCACAACTGGTTCATTCTCAATCCCCCGTACACACTAGCTTGTACGAACAACCAAAGATAAATCTAAGG GCTAACCGCGGAATTTCTTCACTTAATACATTAAGAAgtaaagaaaaggaaattaCAAAGATACTTGACGCTGAGGCTCCTGTAGTTGTCCAAGTTTTAGAAACCTGTAATGGAAACTTGCACCTTGATGGAG ATGTTGACGTTTTGAACATGCAAGGAGAAATCGTAGTAACGGTCTTTGAAGAAATTGCAAAGTCCGCAGCTCTGGAG ATGTCTGACAATCCAGAAATAAAGTTCCGTTACCATCCTACGGTTGATAAAAAATTGATTtcaaaatccaaaattgaaATGCAAAATGAGTTAAATCTTGGACAATCTTTGTCTATAGTAAAGTGGAGGTACAAACCATCTAATGAG GCATTTCCTCTTGCTGTTAGTTGTTGGCCGAATACCAATGCAGGGGAAACTGTTGTTACAATTGAGATAAACAACATCTCAGAAATTCATTTTCAAAGCATATCCTTTCAAATACTAAATTCAAGATTCGACGATGTAACTGTAAATTATAACGATGGCGGTGAAGTAAATAGGAATGCGGATTCTGTGAACTGGGTAATTAGCAATTTTGAGCCAAACCAGATTAGCAAATTTGAGTTTGTTACAGGAGGGGATCTTAACAACATCCTTCCCTTTACTTTGTTCGCACAAACTCCACAATCGACGTCAAACATAAAG ATAACAAAATGTTACAATAAAAGTGGTGGAGAGGACCTTGTACACGTTGTAAAGTCCCAGACTTCATTCTCACTAACTATTGGAGAGTAG
- a CDS encoding step II splicing factor, putative (encoded by transcript BEWA_006470A), with the protein MTSFSSNSSAKPGAEGAAVKNSSKDESGSDINPHIPQYISKAPWYLNSTPGLKHQRHRESIKASIDTWHRRGVKSEVAIKYRKGACENCGAITHDSKSCVERPRKKGAKYTNADICPDEYIVKEENLGYDASRDRWAGFDPDSHKVIVDEYQDIEKERAKRKMSKLSGNNGGDDDSSDSDSDGIKMGEFGESDATFGTKDSNTRTTTRNLRIREDTAKYLINLDLDSAFYDPKSRSMRGDPLIGLKNAHQHSFRGDNVYFNSEETYKPKELEVFAWETHKKGVNLHSVANPTELEFMYKKSKDEQKERLEKRRGELIEQYKAGEYLENFKELQHLSKVSSSDIVHSDKRTVEYDEESILGHSQVWGSHYDRENGSWGYKCCLSTERFSKCTA; encoded by the exons ATGACTAGTTTTTCATCTAATTCTTCCGCAAAGCCCGGGGCAGAAGGAGCGGCTGTCAAGAATTCATCAAAAGATGAGTCTGGGAGTGACATAAATCCTCATATTCCGCAATATATATCCAAAGCTCCTTGGTATCTTAATAGTACTCCAG GCTTGAAACATCAAAGACATCGTGAATCTATAAAGGCTAGTATAGATACTTGGCATAGACGTGGTGTAAAGTCAGAAGTAGCCATTAAATATCGCAAAGGTGCCTGCGAAAATTGCGGAGCAATAACTCATGATAGCAAAAGTTGCGTAGAACGGCCGCGAAAGAAGGGAGCAAAGTATACCAATGCAGATATATGTCCAGATGAGTACattgtaaaggaagaaaacCTAGGATATGATGCCAGTCGTGATAGATGGGCTGGTTTCGATCCAGATTCTCACAAAGTTATCGTAGATGAATACCAAGATATAGAGAAGGAACGTGCCAAACGTAAAATGAGTAAACTATCTGGTAATAACGgtggagatgatgataGTTCTGACAG CGATTCCGATGGTATAAAAATGGGCGAATTCGGAGAGAGCGATGCTACATTTGGCACAAAAGACTCGAATACTCGTACAACTACGAGAAATTTGCGTATAAGAGAGGATACAGCAAAGTATCTTATAAACCTGGATTTGGACTCTGCATTTTATGACCCAAAGTCGCGATCCATGAGAGGAGATCCACTAATCGGTTTAAAGAATGCACATCAGCATTCTTTTCGTGGAGACAACGTTTACTTTAATTCTGAGGAAACCTATAAACCCAAAGAACTTGAAGTTTTTGCCTGGGAAACTCACAAAAAAGGTGTAAATCTTCACTCGGTGGCGAATCCTACGGAGCTGGAATTCATGTataaaaaatccaaagatGAGCAAAAG GAACGTCTGGAAAAACGGCGTGGAGAGCTTATTGAACAGTACAAAGCCGGAGAATATCTAGAAAATTTCAAAGAGTTACAACATTTATCAAAGGTTTCCTCTTCAGACATTGTACATTCAGACAAAAG GACTGTAGAATATGACGAAGAATCCATACTTGGACATTCACAAGTTTGGGGTTCACATTATGATCGTGAAAATGGGTCTTGGGGCTACAAGTGCTGCCTTTCCACCGAACGGTTTTCAAAATGCACAGCTTAA
- a CDS encoding hypothetical protein (encoded by transcript BEWA_006440A), with product MNLEKDMFLNHELFPEIRFYALKNKSLFGRVYSNELSRMFRARNSFINQDFFKHIDIYLSLETFNYDIESLPRFLESLDCPSDIPSSFFKRLDDLCRSSGRIRAINSTFEGITPKFSCDSISSKFPRLIVSVWGAIAYNTIMNGDNYLKATINNICEVKTIDMKDPSFEILKLKYNEDNLTYCNRMTTTVFNLFEQLYKLYKLIDDSPSVCDEDIDSKVSEADNLYSKILLPTDKTNFDELVALYHYSKQQILGNNDTQGLLAGFTEAIEYLNTKMQEHTFDRKNLKSFISLVCKPYMQSIMDFWSHNDEVYHKLDAIYKGVSESTGEYFQCFLPKSIIGTMYDCGLKNLCNIFDYKPEPQRDQTYCIMRGRNFSFLFDPDSVHTLEISQNLTK from the exons ATGAATCTGGAAAAGGACATGTTTTTGAATCATGAGTTATTCCCAGAGATAAGATTCTATGCGTTGAAGAACAAAAGCTTGTTTGGAAGAGTCTATTCTAACGAGCTTTCCAGGATGTTTAGGGCTAGGAATAGCTTTATCAACCAGGATTTCTTCAAGCATATAGATATATATCTGAGTTTAGAGACTTTTAATTATGACATTGAGAGTTTGCCTCGTTTTCTTGAAAGTTTAGATTGCCCTTCTGATATTCCAAGTTCTTTCTTCAAACGACTTGACGACTTGTGCCGATCTTCAGGAAGGATTAGAGCGATCAACAGTACATTTGAAGGTATTACACCTAAATTTTCATGTGATAGTATATCTTCAAAGTTTCCCCGTCTGATAGTTTCTGTTTGGGGTGCAATTGCCTATAATACAATTATGAATGGAGACAATTATCTCAAGGCTACGATCAACAACATTTGCGAAGTCAAAACGATTGACATGAAAGATCCTTCCTTTGAAATcttaaaattaaaatacAATGAGGACAACTTAACGTATTGCAATCGTATGACTACTACGGTTTTCAATCTTTTCGAACAGCTTTACAAGTTGTACAAATTGATTGACGATTCTCCATCAGTGTGTGATGAAGATATTGACTCAAAAGTATCTGAAGCTGATAATTTGTACAGTAAAATTCTCCTTCCAACAGATAAAACCAATTTTGATGAACTAGTGGCACTTTATCATTACTCCAAACAACAAATTCTGGGAAATAATGACACACAAGGATTATTGGCTGGATTTACAGAAGCTATAGAGTATTTGAATACGAAGATGCAGGAGCATACCTTTGACAGGAAGAACTTGAAAAGCTTTATAAGTCTGGTTTGTAAACCCTATATGCAAAGTATAATGGATTTTTGGTCTCATAACGATGAAGTATACCATAAGCTGGATGCAATCTACAAGGGAGTTTCAGAAAGTACAGGGGAATACTTTCAATGCTTTCTACCAAAGAGTATAATTGGGACTATGTATGACTGCGGTTTGAAGAATCTTTGTAATATATTTGACTACAAACCAGAGCCTCAAAGAGACCAAACATACTGTATAATGAGAGGAAGGAATTTTAGTTTTCTGTTTGACCCCGATAGTG TTCACACTCTAGAGATATCCCAAAACTTGACGAAATAG
- a CDS encoding zinc finger protein DHHC domain-containing protein (encoded by transcript BEWA_006460A), which translates to MLDQSTAASQSEAPAKPVKKRGTCFRNIAYMVMLYMYFGMMGILLRPYFHPLTFYGGSMTIGFNVIFLLFFISFVRSSNTDPGVVPVNWGFYMGDDTKRRRYCKVCNVWKPDRTHHCSACNRCVLNMDHHCPWINNCVGFYNRKYFMQLLVYAVLGLMFTVFHSICFLINETFMESPPAELYPSASDTGFKAASYIYVCVMIFVGLGLIFALIPFVQFHFRLVLKNSTTIENMDEASRDSGMYDMGIGANLQQVFGVNPLCWFAPCNLPLNRPVGDGVRWSQYYYTNIPNEP; encoded by the exons ATGCTAGATCAATCCACAGCGGCCAGTCAGTCGGAAGCACCGGCAAAACCAGTGAAGAAACGAGGAACATGCTTCAGAAATATCGCCTACATGGTTATGC TTTATATGTACTTTGGAATGATGGGCATTCTTCTCCGGCCATACTTTCATCCATTGACATTCTATGGTGGATCCATGACTATCGGATTCAATGTCATATTCTTGCTGTTCTTCATAAGCTTCGTACGG TCTTCAAATACTGACCCCGGGGTCGTTCCAGTCAACTGGGGATTTTACATGGGAGATGACacaaaaagaagaagatattGCAAAGTCTGTAATGTTTGGAAGCCTGATAGGACACATCATTGCTCCGCATGCAATAGATGTGTGCTCAATATGGATCATCATTGCCCATGGATCAATAACTGTGTTGGATTCTACAATCGTAAATACTTTATGCAATTGCTGGTATATGCGGTTTTGGGTCTAATGTTTACCGTGTTCCATTC GATATGCTTTTTGATAAACGAAACCTTCATGGAATCACCTCCAGCGGAACTCTACCCAAGTGCAAGTGATACGGGATTCAAGGCAGCCTCTTACATTTATGTCTGTGTTATGATCTTTGTTGGACTTGGGCTAATCTTTGCTCTTATTCCATTCGTTCAATTTCACTTTAGACTAGTTTTGAAGAATTCTACGACAATtgaaaatatggatgaagCATCCAGAGATTCTGGAATGTATGATATGGGAATTGGTGCAAATTTACAGCAAGTTTTTGGCGTTAATCCACTCTGTTGGTTTGCTCCATGTAACCTTCCTTTGAACAGACCAGTTGGTGATGGTGTAAGATGGTCACAGTACTATTATACAAACATCCCAAATGAGCCTtag
- a CDS encoding ribosomal protein L19, putative (encoded by transcript BEWA_006480A) translates to MFFKSNISSLNSRLHVLVQKCSLRTRSVVGNAEHSHYVVTNPKTSQNWPPKHDHGSPMTRTKCRHIMNELNLLEINRMEKLRKFNMPEIRLGDLVEVKYELSRTQQTYAIFQGYCIKTSKKGLNSSFSLKNAFDGVGVTQLVPYYSPRLLNVKIMKSIKGRGSVVRDKPITRDYRYKFHLNVRHRFSKRSGVHKPGIRSFEIRLKNRISRLKMQYYQLRLEAGLPPYIWGGPYNLNTRRRKRLVRGETYRRIQIYGMDEKRARSEKLRKRRERSRWGNYKVLFIYVKHDSSVARIVVS, encoded by the exons ATGTTCTTTAAAAGTAATATATCCAGTCTAAATAGTAGATTACACGTATTGGTGCAAAAATGTAGCTTGAGAACGCGTTCCGTTGTAGGAAACGCGGAACATTCTCATTATGTAGTTACTAACCCTAAAACATCGCAAAACTGGCCCCCAAAACATGATCATGGATCTCCCATGACTCGCACAAAGTGTAGACACATCATGAATGAACTTAACCTCTTGGAAATTAacagaatggaaaagttaCGGAAGTTTAAT ATGCCTGAAATACGTCTGGGTGATTTGGTCGAGGTCAAGTATGAATTATCACGCACTCAGCAAACCTATGCTATATTtcaag GGTACTGTATAAAGACATCTAAAAAGGGTCTCAACTCATCATTTAGCCTAAAGAATGCATTCGACGGTGTTGGAGTTACACAGTTGGTACCTTACTATTCTCCTCGTTTGCTAAATGTCAAA ATAATGAAATCTATAAAGGGAAGGGGTTCTGTAGTTCGTGATAAACCCATAACTAGAGACTATCGGTATAAATTCCATCTAAATGTACGTCACCGTTTTTCCAAACGGAGTGGTGTGCATAAGCCTG GTATAAGATCATTCGAGATTAGGCTCAAAAACAGAATATCACGCCTGAAAATGCAATACTACCAGCTCCGTCTAGAAGCAGGTTTACCGCCATATATTTGGGGAGGACCATATAATCTAAACAccagaagaagaaaaagacTTGTCCGAGGTGAAACTTACAGAAGGATCCAAATATATGGAATGGATGAGAAGCGAGCCAGAAGTGAAAAATTAAGAAAAAGACGTGAAAGAAGTCGTTGGGGAAATTACAAGGTACTTTTTATATATGTTAAACACGATTCTTCAGTTGCCAGGATTGTCGTATCTTGA
- a CDS encoding cardiolipin synthetase, putative (encoded by transcript BEWA_006450A), with product MLKQINNAKERIWMEVYIFDDSPLAQIFCKALKNAAERGCNVILLIDYIGSLHFPNSLKQELENSGVNVQVFNPLSLTNALGPITFRNHKKILVVDDNTAYCGSLNISKRVVDEELGGDGAFYDIHARVHGPVVYDLAESFLSSLRMTNYTGPIDGFERPKEIDGGVLVQVLESNTSGHKKDIQSSLLLAIAQANNNIYLSTSYFIPPGSLRRALLSAKARNLMFHMLLSGNSDVFGDRNATFYVLRKFFRRKFARPVNNNFKVFMTNYHHYHGKVLVVDDLWSSIGSFNWDRLSSRRNMEVTLGIFDPKVASKLKRLQMEKEKESTEYTRNDSINRMKILKLYDFVAYHIAKISGFKQLLNSYFPGGNLLDGLSNEGFKVLFKKTFIRTFVDQNVGDMVLLSNLPGV from the exons ATGTTAAAGCAGATCAATAACGCTAAAGAACGAATATGGATGGAAGTTTACATTTTCGACGATTCTCCGCTCGCtcaaatattttgcaaaGCACTGAAAAACGCTGCTGAGCGAGGATGCAATGTGATCCTACTAATAGACTAC ATTGGTTCCTTGCATTTCCCAAATAGCCTAAAACAGGAACTTGAGAATTCTGGAGTAAACGTTCAGGTGTTTAATCCACTCTCCCTAACTAATGCCTTGGGTCCAATAACCTTTAGAAATCATAAAAAAATACTTGTAGTAGATGATAATACAGCATATTGCGGATCCCTGAATATTTCCAAGCGTGTTGTTGATGAAGAGTTAGGTGGAGATGGAGCATTTTATGATATACACGCCAGGGTACATGGACCTGTTGTATACGACCTGGCAGAATCTTTTCTATCCTCCCTAAGAATGACAAACTACACCGGACCTATCGATGGATTTGAGCGTCCAAAGGAAATTGATGGTGGCGTCCTAGTACAAGTTTTAGAATCCAACACAAGTGGTCACAAGAAGGATATACAGTCATCACTTCTTCTAGCAATTGCACAG GCCAACAACAATATTTATTTATCAACCAGTTATTTTATACCCCCAGGATCCTTAAGAAGGGCTCTACTATCCGCAAAAGCACGAAACTTGATGTTCCACATGCTGTTATCCGGAAATTCTGACGTTTTTGGTGACAGAAATGCAACATTTTATGTACTACGCAAATTTTTC AGACGGAAATTCGCTAGGCCAGTAAATAATAACTTTAAGGTATTCATGACAAATTACCATCACTATCATGGGAAAGTTCTGGTGGTGGATGACCTATGGAGTTCAATTGGAAGCTTCAATTGGGATAG GCTATCGAGCAGAAGAAATATGGAAGTAACCCTTGGAATATTCGATCCAAAAGTTGCATCAAAACTAAAAAGACTgcaaatggaaaaggaaaaggaatcTACGGAATACACTAGAAACGATTCTATAAATAGAATGAAAATACTCAAGCTATACGACTTTGTAGCCTATCACATAGCAAAAATATCAGGTTTTAAACAACTATTAAATTCCTATTTTCCAGGAGGAAATCTTCTTGATGGTCTATCAAACGAGGGTTTTAAAGTCCTATTCAAAAAAACATTCATAAGAACTTTTGTCGATCAAAATGTTGGAGATATGGTACTCTTGTCAAATCTCCCTGGAGTCTAG